A genome region from Penaeus chinensis breed Huanghai No. 1 chromosome 22, ASM1920278v2, whole genome shotgun sequence includes the following:
- the LOC125036948 gene encoding chlorophyllase type 0-like has product MAQVARIVVTFLAAVVGLVTSQQFASPYQRGPYNTTYVHIGSLLNVGLEENLDVWVPNKPGTYRVFYFLDGFGGIIPGVAYDQVLEHIASHGMAVVVPWELTAPLNPDDKVPIFTSVMDWAEGHLESKLHRNGVNEDVHLDLDNLVVGGHSAGAHVLVEYLKAGCGKFKAQVLMSPVDGVDAAGLIPIFCITPGQTLNYAIPTLHLAAGLDNLGGFSNYACAPDFLSNERFYDALDPGSPRWSINATAFGHGDLLDPYFQGALQVLEFCAYNHNATEEDFETYRRFVAGQIVSFFKALFGRSDECVAHLAYLEDPDLMIVEATEVHANPGAACPAPQCSWWPEPETTVAP; this is encoded by the exons ATGGCGCAg GTGGCGAGAATTGTAGTGACATTCTTGGCGGCAGTGGTAGGCTTGGTGACGTCACAGCAGTTCGCATCGCCGTACCAAAGAGGTCCTTACAACACCACCTACGTTCACATAGGCTCCCTCCTCAACGTGGGCCTCGAGGAGAATCTTGATGTATGGGTTCCCAACAAACCTGGGACGTACAGAGTCTTTTATTTTCTGGATGGGTTCGGAGGCATCATTCCCGGGGTGGCCTATGATCAG GTACTGGAGCACATAGCCTCGCACGGGATGGCGGTCGTTGTGCCCTGGGAACTAACAGCCCCCTTGAACCCAGATGACAAAGTTCCGATCTTCACCTCTGTAATGGACTGGGCCGAGGGTCATCTGGAGTCAAAATTACACCGCAATGGCGTTAATGAGGATGTGCATCTCGACTTGGACAATCTCGTTG TTGGCGGTCACTCTGCCGGCGCGCACGTGCTGGTCGAGTACCTGAAGGCCGGCTGCGGCAAGTTCAAGGCGCAGGTGTTGATGAGCCCTGTGGACGGCGTCGATGCGGCGGGCCTCATCCCCATCTTCTGCATCACGCCAGGCCAGACCCTCAACTACGCCATCCCGACCCTTCACCTCGCTGCCGGCCTGGATAATCTCGGAG GCTTCAGCAACTACGCATGCGCACCAGATTTCCTGAGCAACGAGAGATTCTACGACGCCCTAGATCCAGGTTCTCCTCGCTGGTCCATCAACGCCACCGCCTTCGGCCACGGGGACCTGCTCGACCCGTACTTCCAGGGGGCGCTCCAGGTCCTCGAATTCTGCGCCTACAACCACAACGCGACGGAGGAGGATTTCGAGACCTACAGGAGATTCGTGGCGGGGCAGATTGTGTCCTTCTTCAAGG CCTTGTTTGGAAGAAGCGACGAATGCGTGGCACACCTGGCCTACCTGGAAGACCCGGACCTCATGATCGTCGAGGCTACGGAGGTTCACGCAAACCCAGGAGCCGCCTGCCCCGCCCCGCAGTGCTCCTGGTGGCCGGAGCCCGAAACTACCGTCGCGCCGTAA
- the LOC125037070 gene encoding exosome complex component RRP46-like gives MSQHKCELDFLSRSDGSALYSIGNTVALASVNGPGDTKKSNRLYNRSYLDVCYSPCTGQPMIGERALEAIIARTIEQVVLVHLHPRTAVNVTIQEMQSDGLALSTSVNAACMALMDAAIQMNNVFAAVTCCITGDDIIKIEPTEAEIKESVAVATFVFEGLGLKVLSAHQEGRLNEETFQSCLSKCQIAAKDVFNFYRQTMEKKYKDDIY, from the exons ATGTCACAGCATAAATGTGAACTTgattttctctctcggtctgacGGCTCGGCATTATATTCAATAG GGAACACTGTGGCCCTTGCATCAGTGAATGGACCTGGAGATACAAAGAAATCCAACCGTCTGTATAACAGATCATACCTAGATGTATGTTATAGCCCATGTACAGGTCAACCAA tgATAGGAGAAAGAGCATTGGAAGCTATTATTGCAAGGACTATAGAACAAGTTGTTCTTGTTCATTTGCACCCAAGAACAGCGGTCAATGTTACTATTCAAGAGATGCAGTCAGATGGactt GCTCTCTCAACAAGTGTGAATGCTGCTTGTATGGCTCTCATGGATGCAGCTATTCAGATGAATAACGTCTTTGCTGCAGTCACATGTTGTATTACAGGAGATGACATCATAAAGATTGAACCCACGGAAGCTGAAATTAAG GAGAGTGTAGCAGTTGCCACATTTGTTTTTGAAGGCTTGGGTCTCAAGGTCTTGTCAGCCCATCAGGAAGGTCGTTTGAATGAAGAAACATTCCAGTCTTGCCTTAGTAAGTGTCAGATTGCAGCAAAAGATGTCTTCAATTTCTATAGACAAACCATGGAGAAAAAGTACAAGGATGACATATACTAA